The following are from one region of the Mangifera indica cultivar Alphonso chromosome 14, CATAS_Mindica_2.1, whole genome shotgun sequence genome:
- the LOC123195782 gene encoding zinc finger protein MAGPIE, with product MAEEKNPIPNGFDQSSVGGSNPPVAKKKRNLPGNPDPEAEVIALSPKTLMATNRFLCEICGKGFQRDQNLQLHRRGHNLPWKLKQRTSKEARKRVYVCPEKTCVHHHPSRALGDLTGIKKHFCRKHGEKKWKCEKCSKRYAVQSDWKAHSKTCGTKEYKCDCGTIFSRRDSFITHRAFCDALAEETARVTAASNMNNLANSGLNYQLMGTPLGPTMAQHFSAVFKPILSNDDTMDQTKRGLSLWMGQGSQAHETVGNNLQEIHQLGTVNSGSLFGDPLVSCSNPPPSDYQLNWVFGNKLSPNNNGEALSSTSLPLSDVKGTGTQLVSVPSLYSSQHSHHATSANMSATALLQKAAQIGATSTDSSFLGSFGLKCSNNQVQDGNKYCGLYGSNSNPVGINLGSDVENSGSDITTLNQLQMYPAAKRRHLQSDDSRGGQTRDFLGVGVQAISCHPSSINGWI from the exons ATGGCTGaagaaaaaaatccaattcCAAATGGTTTTGATCAGAGCTCAGTCGGTGGATCAAATCCTCCTGTtgcaaagaagaagagaaaccTTCCAGGAAACCCAG ATCCTGAAGCTGAAGTCATAGCCTTGTCACCGAAGACTCTGATGGCCACCAACAGATTCTTGTGTGAAATATGCGGAAAGGGTTTTCAAAGAGATCAGAATCTGCAACTTCATCGACGAGGGCATAACCTTCCATGGAAGCTGAAGCAAAGAACTAGCAAGGAAGCAAGAAAACGCGTTTATGTTTGTCCCGAAAAAACCTGTGTCCATCACCATCCTTCTAGGGCTCTCGGTGACCTAACAGGCATTAAAAAGCACTTCTGTAGGAAGCATGGAGAGAAAAAGTGGAAGTGTGAGAAGTGCTCAAAGCGATACGCTGTGCAATCCGACTGGAAAGCCCACTCGAAAACCTGTGGCACTAAGGAATACAAATGTGATTGTGGAACTATATTTTCCCG GCGGGATAGCTTTATCACCCACAGAGCATTCTGCGATGCCTTGGCAGAAGAAACTGCAAGAGTGACGGCAGCATCAAACATGAACAACTTGGCCAACAGTGGTCTCAATTATCAGCTTATGGGGACTCCACTAGGGCCAACCATGGCGCAACATTTCTCTGCTGTTTTTAAGCCAATCTTAAGCAATGACGATACAATGGATCAAACAAAGAGAGGACTCTCTTTGTGGATGGGTCAAGGATCTCAAGCTCATGAAACAGTAGGCAATAATCTCCAAGAAATTCATCAACTTGGTACTGTGAATTCAGGATCCCTCTTCGGGGATCCTCTTGTTTCTTGTTCAAATCCTCCACCATCCGATTACCAGTTAAATTGGGTGTTCGGAAATAAGCTCTCTCCAAATAATAATGGTGAAGCCCTATCAAGCACTTCACTCCCATTAAGCGATGTCAAGGGAACTGGAACTCAGCTTGTGAGTGTTCCTTCTCTGTATAGTTCCCAACACTCTCATCACGCGACGTCGGCTAATATGTCAGCGACAGCCTTGTTGCAAAAAGCTGCACAAATTGGAGCAACTTCAACAGACTCCTCGTTCTTAGGGAGTTTTGGGTTGAAGTGCAGCAATAATCAAGTTCAAGATGGTAACAAATACTGTGGATTGTATGGTTCAAATTCAAACCCAGTAGGCATCAATCTCGGAAGCGATGTGGAGAACTCTGGGAGTGACATTACAACTTTGAATCAGCTGCAAATGTACCCGGCAGCCAAACGCCGGCACTTGCAGAGTGATGACAGTAGAGGAGGACAAACCAGAGACTTCCTAGGTGTTGGCGTGCAAGCTATCAGTTGTCACCCATCATCCATCAAtggatggatttaa